One window of the Mycobacterium xenopi genome contains the following:
- a CDS encoding pyruvate, phosphate dikinase produces MNRGVPEGGACDNASVEWAGTSVSAPRSSIAVVLDGNAGLPREVLGNKGYGIDMMRRHGLPVPPAFCLTTEVGAQYLADPEATIKAIWNDVLDRVRWLEAQTSRTFGRGPCPLLVSVRSSAARSMPGMMDTVLDLGIDDVVEQALATLGTAAFARDTRQRFSRLYQRIAAMGESGSTRSLVPADPYTQLRTAIEAVFASWNSPRAIAYRAHHGIDDNGGTAVVVQSMVFGNMGFNSGAGVVFSRNPITGADERFGEWVPGGQGDDVVSGTVDVEPIAALGHEQPSVYDELLGASRTLERLAADVQEIEFTVEEGKLWLLQTRAAERSAQAAVRLALQLRREGLIDDAEVLHRVSPAQVETLLLPSLQPEIRLAAPLLARGLPASPGVASGRAYTDIDEAMDAADAGEDVVLVRNHTSPDDVHGMLAARGIVTEVGGASSHAAVVSRELGKVAVVGCGRGVAESLAGKLVTVDGSEGEVREGILELSAWSEDDTPELHELADITRRVAPLRAHADGDYPTLTDNSEAAVRSALTEGHTDVVSPTPVITMLTALRLAETR; encoded by the coding sequence ATGAATCGTGGCGTGCCTGAGGGCGGCGCCTGCGACAATGCATCGGTCGAGTGGGCGGGGACCTCGGTGTCGGCACCGCGGTCATCGATCGCCGTGGTGCTAGACGGCAATGCTGGGCTGCCGCGGGAAGTGCTGGGCAACAAGGGGTACGGCATCGATATGATGCGCCGGCACGGTTTGCCGGTACCGCCCGCGTTTTGCCTCACCACCGAGGTTGGCGCCCAGTACCTCGCCGACCCCGAGGCCACGATCAAGGCGATCTGGAACGACGTGCTCGACCGGGTCCGCTGGCTGGAAGCCCAGACGTCACGAACGTTCGGGCGGGGACCGTGTCCGCTGCTGGTCAGCGTGCGGTCCAGTGCGGCGCGCTCGATGCCCGGGATGATGGACACGGTGCTGGATCTGGGCATCGACGACGTTGTCGAGCAGGCGCTGGCCACGCTGGGCACGGCGGCTTTCGCCCGCGACACCCGGCAACGATTTAGCCGGCTGTATCAACGCATCGCCGCTATGGGTGAGAGCGGCTCAACGCGATCCCTGGTGCCCGCCGACCCGTATACGCAGCTGCGGACGGCGATCGAGGCTGTGTTCGCTTCGTGGAACTCGCCGCGCGCGATCGCCTACCGCGCGCACCACGGCATCGACGACAACGGTGGCACCGCGGTCGTCGTGCAGTCGATGGTGTTCGGCAACATGGGGTTCAATTCAGGTGCGGGAGTGGTCTTTTCGCGTAACCCGATAACAGGTGCCGATGAACGGTTCGGCGAATGGGTACCCGGCGGGCAAGGAGACGACGTGGTGTCGGGCACGGTCGACGTCGAACCCATCGCCGCCCTAGGTCACGAGCAACCATCGGTCTACGACGAGCTGCTGGGCGCCTCCCGCACACTCGAACGGCTCGCTGCCGACGTCCAAGAGATCGAGTTCACCGTCGAAGAGGGCAAGCTGTGGCTGCTGCAGACCCGGGCCGCCGAACGATCGGCACAGGCGGCGGTGCGACTGGCACTGCAACTGCGCCGCGAAGGACTGATCGACGATGCCGAGGTGCTGCACAGGGTAAGCCCTGCTCAAGTCGAGACGCTGCTGCTGCCGTCGCTGCAGCCGGAAATCCGGCTGGCCGCACCACTTTTGGCGCGCGGATTGCCAGCCAGCCCCGGAGTGGCATCAGGCCGTGCCTACACGGATATCGATGAGGCCATGGACGCCGCCGACGCAGGTGAGGACGTCGTTCTGGTGCGCAACCACACCAGCCCCGATGACGTCCACGGCATGCTGGCCGCGCGCGGCATCGTCACCGAAGTCGGCGGCGCCTCCAGCCACGCCGCGGTGGTCAGCCGCGAACTCGGCAAGGTGGCCGTGGTGGGCTGTGGCCGCGGAGTCGCCGAATCGCTGGCCGGGAAACTGGTGACCGTCGACGGCAGCGAAGGCGAAGTGCGCGAAGGTATTTTGGAGCTGTCCGCCTGGTCGGAGGACGACACCCCGGAGCTGCATGAGTTGGCCGACATCACTCGCCGTGTCGCGCCGCTGCGTGCGCATGCCGACGGTGATTACCCCACGCTGACCGACAATTCCGAAGCAGCGGTGCGCAGCGCCCTAACCGAGGGGCATACCGACGTGGTATCGCCAACACCGGTGATCACCATGCTGACGGCGCTGCGGCTGGCCGAAACACGATGA
- a CDS encoding DoxX family protein, with translation MTAYDVGLLILRLVLGLTLAAHGFNKFFGGGRIPGTARWFESIGMKPGTFHAAVAATTEVSAGLGLAVGLLTPIPAAGFVSLMLVAAWTVHRPNGFFIVKEGWEYNLVLAVSAVAVATLGPGRLSLDWLIFGHNWLDGWNGLLLSTLLGLAGAIGQLLIFYRPPVKQAQ, from the coding sequence ATGACTGCCTACGACGTCGGATTACTGATCCTGAGGCTGGTGCTGGGCCTGACCCTCGCCGCCCACGGTTTCAACAAATTCTTCGGTGGCGGCCGGATACCGGGAACCGCGCGCTGGTTCGAAAGCATCGGTATGAAACCCGGCACCTTCCACGCCGCGGTGGCCGCCACCACGGAGGTATCCGCTGGACTGGGCTTGGCGGTCGGACTGCTCACGCCGATCCCGGCGGCGGGCTTCGTCTCGCTGATGCTGGTCGCAGCCTGGACCGTGCACCGGCCCAACGGCTTCTTCATCGTCAAAGAGGGCTGGGAGTACAACCTGGTGCTCGCGGTCAGCGCTGTCGCGGTGGCCACGCTGGGCCCGGGACGACTCAGCCTGGACTGGCTGATTTTCGGGCACAACTGGCTCGACGGCTGGAATGGGCTGCTGTTGTCGACGCTGCTCGGTCTGGCCGGCGCCATCGGCCAGCTGCTGATCTTCTACCGGCCCCCTGTCAAACAGGCGCAGTAG
- a CDS encoding NifU family protein, with product MIPIHAIATSNPRQLCWVVPPGSLAAEGSVRHAPGRLGALLDRGVIDELVVRDSNVFVTLGPGSSWRELGDDIRDALSAALREPAGWQVDASSGELAEVTAELLAGPIGVLAESHGGSIELVSVSGDHVTVRMSGACAGCPASSSTIYGKLQSELRRRVGEQVTVSSDNESPSLSFGKKLLSLLIH from the coding sequence ATGATTCCGATCCATGCCATCGCGACCTCGAACCCCCGGCAACTGTGCTGGGTGGTGCCACCTGGCAGTCTTGCAGCTGAAGGCAGCGTCCGGCATGCGCCCGGTCGGCTTGGGGCATTGCTTGACCGCGGCGTGATCGACGAATTGGTGGTGCGCGACAGCAATGTGTTCGTCACACTCGGCCCTGGCTCCAGTTGGCGCGAGCTGGGCGACGACATCCGTGACGCGCTGAGCGCGGCACTGCGCGAGCCCGCGGGTTGGCAGGTGGACGCCTCATCCGGCGAGCTGGCCGAGGTCACCGCCGAGCTGCTCGCTGGCCCGATCGGTGTGCTGGCCGAATCTCACGGCGGATCAATCGAATTGGTGTCGGTCAGTGGCGATCATGTGACGGTCCGGATGTCCGGTGCATGCGCGGGGTGCCCGGCGTCCAGCTCGACGATCTACGGAAAGCTCCAGTCCGAATTGCGCCGACGGGTCGGCGAGCAGGTCACTGTTTCCTCCGACAACGAGTCTCCCTCATTGTCGTTCGGCAAGAAGCTGCTGTCCTTGCTGATCCACTGA
- the feoB gene encoding ferrous iron transporter B, with translation MTSCHTESSAAIQVEDLRRVVLVGSPNAGKTSVFNHLTGLRAKIGNYPGVTVGRSVGTTKVDGAAIAVEDLPGTYSLDPISTDEQVVADVLAGELDDIGRPDAILLVADATTLRRSITLVAEVLRLDLPCLLVLTMIDELTSRGGRIDIDALSTALGIPVIAVVAHRGTGIAALRAQLGSFDQWQRPPLLPPSDPDTVDSWGKSVLGASNYVAPQPDHRTNRIDRLLLHPLWGTVVFFAVMFAFFQVVFTIGAPLRDGIADGLNWLGTQLTEHMGNSMVGSLLGHGVIGGVGTVLQFLPQIVLLFLLIALLENIGYMARAAFVMDRVMATTGLEGRAFVAMLSSFACAIPGIMATRTLPSSRDRIATILSAPLMTCSARLPVYTLLVGLLVAPQTRWWGLSAQGITMFLLYLGGGTSALVAAWLFKSTILRSDLLPFTMELPPYRFPPLKAVLVAVWSAANAFLRKAGTIILTVSLVLWALLNLPAREAETATMSRTDATAYVMSHSYAADVGKGIEPVFKPLGFDWHIDVALVGALSAREVFVSTLGQVSAATDPANPGQALATMTDDRGHTVFTAPTVIALLVYFMFALQCMSTVAVMRRETNSWRWPALAFGYMFALAWVMAFAARSIAVGVGA, from the coding sequence ATGACGTCGTGCCACACCGAGAGCAGCGCCGCGATCCAGGTCGAAGATCTTCGGCGGGTGGTGCTGGTGGGCAGTCCGAACGCCGGCAAGACCAGCGTCTTCAACCACCTGACAGGGCTGCGCGCGAAAATCGGCAACTACCCCGGCGTCACCGTCGGACGCAGCGTGGGCACCACCAAAGTGGATGGTGCCGCGATCGCCGTGGAGGACCTGCCCGGCACCTACAGCCTCGACCCCATCAGCACGGACGAGCAGGTGGTCGCCGACGTCCTCGCCGGTGAACTCGACGACATCGGCAGACCCGATGCGATCCTGCTGGTGGCCGACGCCACCACACTGCGTCGTTCGATCACACTTGTCGCCGAGGTTTTGCGCCTCGATCTGCCGTGCCTGCTGGTACTCACCATGATCGACGAATTGACGTCACGGGGCGGCCGGATCGATATCGACGCGCTCTCCACGGCGCTTGGCATTCCTGTCATCGCAGTCGTCGCACACCGCGGCACAGGCATCGCGGCCCTGCGCGCACAGCTAGGGTCGTTCGACCAGTGGCAACGGCCCCCGCTGCTGCCTCCATCCGATCCCGACACCGTCGACTCCTGGGGCAAGTCCGTGCTTGGCGCTTCGAACTACGTTGCGCCGCAACCGGATCACCGCACCAACCGGATCGACCGGTTGCTGCTGCACCCGTTGTGGGGCACGGTGGTGTTTTTCGCGGTGATGTTTGCTTTCTTCCAAGTGGTCTTCACGATCGGCGCACCATTGCGGGATGGGATAGCCGATGGACTGAACTGGCTGGGCACCCAGCTCACCGAGCACATGGGCAATTCGATGGTGGGTAGCCTGCTGGGCCACGGAGTCATCGGTGGCGTAGGCACCGTCCTGCAGTTCCTCCCCCAGATTGTGTTGCTGTTCTTGCTGATTGCGCTGCTGGAAAATATCGGCTACATGGCACGGGCGGCATTTGTGATGGACCGGGTGATGGCCACCACCGGCCTGGAAGGCCGCGCTTTCGTGGCGATGCTGTCGTCGTTCGCCTGCGCCATCCCCGGGATCATGGCGACCCGGACGTTGCCGTCGTCGCGCGACCGGATCGCCACCATTTTGAGCGCACCGCTGATGACCTGCTCTGCGCGCCTGCCGGTGTACACCTTGCTGGTCGGCCTGCTGGTCGCCCCCCAAACGCGTTGGTGGGGGCTCAGCGCCCAGGGCATCACGATGTTCTTGCTGTATCTCGGCGGAGGCACTTCAGCGCTGGTCGCGGCCTGGCTGTTCAAGTCGACAATCCTGCGCAGCGATCTGCTGCCGTTCACTATGGAGCTTCCGCCGTATCGGTTCCCTCCCCTAAAAGCTGTGTTGGTCGCGGTCTGGAGTGCGGCAAACGCGTTCTTGCGCAAGGCCGGAACCATCATCTTGACCGTGTCACTGGTGCTGTGGGCGCTGCTCAACCTGCCGGCGCGCGAAGCGGAGACCGCGACCATGTCCCGCACCGACGCGACCGCATATGTGATGAGCCACAGCTATGCCGCCGATGTCGGCAAGGGGATCGAGCCCGTGTTCAAACCGCTCGGCTTCGACTGGCACATCGATGTCGCCCTGGTCGGTGCCCTGTCGGCGCGCGAGGTGTTCGTCTCCACGCTCGGCCAGGTGTCAGCGGCGACCGACCCCGCCAACCCAGGGCAAGCGCTGGCAACGATGACCGACGATCGGGGCCACACGGTGTTCACCGCACCGACAGTCATCGCATTGCTGGTGTATTTCATGTTCGCATTGCAGTGCATGTCGACGGTGGCCGTGATGCGCCGAGAAACCAACTCGTGGCGGTGGCCCGCCCTGGCTTTCGGTTACATGTTCGCGCTCGCGTGGGTAATGGCTTTCGCCGCCAGGTCAATTGCGGTAGGTGTCGGGGCATGA
- a CDS encoding FeoA family protein has product MHGQAPAPHRCDLAQLAPGQQATVVGLAPQADPAVGRRLHQLGFRPTARVDVIRRAPLGDPTIYRVHNTELCIRRREARLIEVVPEAP; this is encoded by the coding sequence ATGCACGGTCAAGCCCCAGCTCCGCATCGATGCGACCTTGCCCAGCTGGCGCCGGGCCAGCAGGCAACCGTGGTGGGCTTGGCGCCGCAGGCCGATCCCGCGGTGGGACGTCGACTCCACCAACTGGGCTTCCGGCCAACCGCCCGCGTCGACGTGATCCGCCGGGCACCGCTAGGTGATCCCACCATCTACCGGGTCCACAACACCGAACTGTGCATCCGCCGCCGCGAGGCGCGACTGATCGAAGTCGTCCCGGAGGCACCCTGA
- a CDS encoding archease: protein MTAADRGHRTLPHPADIVVEAWGPSREICLAEAVMGLAGSFVDFSRASPLRTVTSEVPATTDDDRLVAALDELIYLLDTEGVVPLSAEVNIDSDTMRLTMPVASLSDVRLIGAVPKAVALSGLEFNHSGNEWRCRATIDV from the coding sequence TTGACCGCAGCCGACCGCGGGCACCGCACGCTACCCCATCCGGCCGATATCGTCGTCGAGGCCTGGGGGCCAAGCCGCGAAATATGCCTGGCCGAGGCGGTCATGGGGCTTGCGGGCAGTTTCGTCGACTTCTCTCGAGCGTCACCGTTGCGCACCGTCACGTCCGAAGTGCCTGCTACCACCGACGATGATCGCTTGGTGGCGGCGCTCGACGAGCTGATTTACCTGCTAGACACCGAAGGCGTTGTGCCGCTCAGCGCCGAGGTCAACATCGACTCGGACACGATGCGGCTGACCATGCCCGTGGCATCGCTGAGCGATGTCAGGCTGATCGGTGCGGTACCGAAGGCCGTCGCGTTGTCTGGACTCGAGTTCAACCATAGCGGCAACGAATGGCGTTGCCGCGCAACGATCGATGTGTAG
- a CDS encoding RtcB family protein has product MKLVQETPFRFRIDPSGGMRVPGVIFASRSLLPETNREPLLRQVANVATLPGIVEASYAMPDIHLGYGFPIGGVAATDVRAGGVISPGGVGFDISCGVRMLSADLERGEFAKVGKLVMDRLSKRIPRGAGPGAVRAPVSDEELDQVLRGGSRYVVEHGDGSQLDLDRCEDGGVFEEADPAAVSERARARGRHQLGSLGSGNHFLEVQHVAEVLDEPVAKAFGLRAGQVCVMIHCGSRGLGHQICTDEVHAMDHAMQRHGVRVPDRQLACVPVDSGEGRRYLGAMYAAANYARANRQILGRAASEVFLSVTGTGLELVYDISHNLARIERHDVAGDLVDLCVHRKGATRALPPGHPELPTDLADVGQPVLIPGSMGTSSYVLAGVAGGGAFHSTCHGAGRQLSRHQAARSVSQKVLRDQLERQQGILVRGASRRGLVEEAPAAYKDVSEVVAVAEQAGLCRTVARLEPLGVVKG; this is encoded by the coding sequence ATGAAATTAGTGCAGGAAACCCCATTTCGGTTCCGGATCGACCCATCCGGGGGCATGCGGGTGCCCGGCGTGATCTTCGCGTCGCGGTCGCTGCTGCCCGAGACCAATCGCGAGCCCTTGCTGCGGCAGGTGGCAAACGTGGCGACTCTGCCCGGCATCGTCGAAGCTTCCTACGCGATGCCCGACATCCATTTGGGCTACGGCTTCCCGATCGGCGGGGTGGCGGCGACCGACGTGCGCGCCGGCGGGGTGATCTCTCCCGGCGGCGTGGGATTCGACATCTCCTGCGGGGTGCGAATGCTGTCGGCCGACCTCGAGAGAGGCGAGTTCGCCAAAGTCGGCAAATTAGTCATGGACCGGTTGAGCAAACGGATTCCGCGTGGTGCAGGGCCGGGCGCCGTGCGCGCACCGGTAAGCGACGAGGAGTTGGACCAGGTGCTGCGCGGCGGTTCCCGGTATGTGGTCGAGCACGGCGACGGGTCCCAGCTCGACTTGGACCGCTGTGAGGATGGCGGCGTGTTCGAGGAGGCCGACCCCGCGGCGGTCAGCGAACGCGCGCGGGCGCGGGGACGCCACCAATTGGGCAGCCTGGGTTCGGGGAATCACTTCCTGGAAGTCCAGCATGTCGCCGAGGTGCTCGACGAGCCGGTCGCCAAGGCTTTCGGGCTGCGCGCCGGCCAGGTCTGCGTGATGATCCACTGCGGTTCGCGGGGACTTGGGCACCAAATCTGCACCGACGAGGTGCATGCCATGGACCACGCCATGCAGCGTCATGGCGTGCGTGTGCCCGACCGGCAATTAGCCTGCGTCCCTGTCGATTCCGGTGAAGGCCGCCGCTACCTGGGAGCGATGTACGCGGCAGCGAATTACGCCCGCGCCAACCGGCAGATCCTCGGCCGGGCCGCGTCCGAGGTGTTCTTGTCGGTCACCGGTACCGGGCTTGAACTGGTCTACGACATCTCCCACAACCTCGCGCGGATCGAGCGGCACGACGTCGCCGGCGACCTGGTCGACCTTTGTGTGCACCGCAAGGGAGCCACCAGGGCACTGCCTCCCGGACACCCGGAGTTGCCAACGGATTTGGCCGACGTCGGGCAGCCTGTGCTGATTCCCGGCTCGATGGGAACATCGTCATATGTGTTGGCCGGGGTCGCTGGTGGCGGTGCGTTTCACTCCACCTGCCACGGTGCCGGTCGACAGCTCAGCCGCCACCAAGCAGCCCGCTCGGTATCCCAGAAGGTGCTGCGCGACCAGCTGGAGCGGCAGCAGGGGATTCTGGTCAGGGGCGCGTCGCGGCGGGGTCTGGTGGAAGAAGCTCCCGCGGCCTACAAGGACGTCTCCGAGGTCGTCGCCGTCGCAGAACAAGCAGGCCTGTGTCGCACGGTGGCCCGACTCGAACCGCTGGGCGTGGTGAAGGGTTGA